A single region of the Candidatus Protochlamydia amoebophila UWE25 genome encodes:
- the lpxC gene encoding UDP-3-O-acyl-N-acetylglucosamine deacetylase, with amino-acid sequence MTVNPALETIVRKQRTLKDVAVFSGIGIHTGKEVGLRFCPAKEGTGIVFKRIDLVGQPIIPATIEYVQDTARSTTIGINDVRIHTVEHVLSAVKAYQIDNLCIEITSIEPPVGNGSSDVFVEMIEKVGIRTQEQAIPVVKLKHPVYLSEGDIHLVALPFDGYRISYTLSYPGSSFLRGQFHSVIVNEENFKKEIAPCRTFSLYKEISALMDRGLIKGGSLDNAVVIKDEVILSKGGLFFPDEMARHKILDLIGDLSLVGYDFHAHIIAIRSGHLTNFLFAKELLKHITMESH; translated from the coding sequence GTGACCGTCAATCCAGCATTGGAAACAATTGTTCGCAAGCAACGTACATTAAAAGATGTTGCCGTTTTTTCTGGTATTGGTATTCATACTGGAAAAGAAGTGGGACTTCGATTTTGTCCTGCTAAAGAAGGTACAGGAATTGTTTTTAAGCGTATTGATTTGGTTGGACAACCGATTATTCCAGCGACTATTGAGTATGTTCAAGATACTGCGCGCAGCACGACAATTGGAATTAATGATGTTCGTATTCACACAGTTGAACATGTCCTTTCTGCGGTAAAAGCTTATCAAATTGATAATTTATGTATTGAAATTACAAGTATAGAACCTCCAGTTGGAAACGGTAGTTCCGACGTTTTTGTAGAAATGATTGAAAAAGTAGGGATAAGAACACAAGAACAAGCGATACCCGTTGTAAAGCTCAAACACCCTGTATATTTATCTGAAGGTGATATTCATTTAGTGGCTTTACCCTTCGATGGTTATCGTATTAGCTACACTTTGAGTTATCCAGGATCCTCCTTTTTGCGCGGTCAATTTCATTCTGTTATAGTAAATGAAGAAAATTTTAAAAAAGAGATTGCTCCTTGTCGCACTTTTTCCCTTTATAAAGAAATATCTGCTTTGATGGATAGAGGGTTAATTAAAGGAGGAAGTTTGGATAATGCTGTTGTAATTAAAGACGAAGTGATCTTGAGTAAAGGTGGGCTCTTTTTTCCAGATGAAATGGCACGACATAAAATTTTGGACCTGATCGGCGATCTTTCTTTAGTGGGATATGATTTCCATGCTCACATCATTGCGATTCGATCGGGACATTTGACAAACTTTCTTTTTGCTAAAGAATTATTAAAACATATCACTATGGAGAGTCATTGA
- the fabZ gene encoding 3-hydroxyacyl-ACP dehydratase FabZ — protein sequence MVNLSDNPQALDINQIINILPHRYPFLLVDRVLEIDVEKGYILAQKNVTINESFFQGHFPNAPIMPGVLILEALAQAGGILVHLRGPGDKIAILLNVNHAKFRQPVKPGDVLHLKGEGLHFSSKGGRIKAEALVNQKIAAEAEIGFVFVDKSQI from the coding sequence ATGGTTAATCTTTCAGATAACCCACAGGCATTGGATATCAATCAAATCATCAATATTTTACCCCACCGTTATCCTTTTCTGCTTGTCGATCGTGTCTTAGAAATCGATGTAGAAAAAGGATATATCCTAGCGCAAAAAAACGTAACAATTAACGAGTCTTTTTTTCAAGGTCATTTCCCTAATGCTCCAATCATGCCAGGCGTTTTGATTTTAGAGGCGTTAGCTCAGGCGGGTGGTATTTTGGTTCATTTGAGAGGGCCGGGAGATAAAATTGCAATTTTGCTTAATGTCAATCACGCTAAATTTAGACAGCCCGTGAAACCAGGCGATGTTCTCCATTTGAAAGGCGAAGGATTGCATTTTAGTAGCAAGGGGGGGCGAATTAAAGCTGAAGCACTAGTGAACCAAAAAATTGCAGCCGAGGCTGAAATAGGCTTTGTGTTTGTAGACAAAAGTCAAATTTAA
- the lnt gene encoding apolipoprotein N-acyltransferase, with the protein MLAFFSSENTNLSPLQKWGGFFFSFLIVAFGQPAWSISLGLLASIGGFACFWRILLTISSKKERFCLAMGWYAAVQMVQLGWFVSHPYFYIYGVLFFCAWLMGAQFGLLALAIQPSTLKRVSYLFGLAGLWVWLEWSRLFILSGLSFNPVGIALSGFIYPLQFASIGGVYFLSFWVMLTNLWMLRAWFFGWNKREISLAIGCALSPYLMGGSHFYYHLNQMNQNTRSISAVLVQPALPIEENLGFQSAEEARNFVLQEWHQILSTMQKQKGRQIDLIVLPEYVVPYGTYHPVFPLENIKKLWKELFGFEALKSLAPLISPYASFLSSDRGNQWLVSNAFIVKSLANLFQSYVVVGFEDSVYLDEEKTCHASYSAAFHFSPDQRPAERYEKRILVPMGEYIPFEFCRELAARYGISGSFTCGKGAKIFNGPVPYGATICYEETYGDLIRENRQKGAELLVNLTNDGWYPNSKLPKQHFDHARLRTVENGIPLMRACNTGITGAIDSLGQVINVLGPDMMKTQEIADSLYVQVPVYHYKTLYAKWGDLFILCLSSLLMIWTIADKFFRCFFF; encoded by the coding sequence ATGCTAGCTTTTTTTTCTTCTGAAAATACAAATTTAAGCCCTCTTCAGAAATGGGGAGGGTTTTTCTTCTCTTTCCTTATTGTGGCTTTTGGTCAACCTGCTTGGAGTATATCTTTAGGGCTTTTGGCGTCGATTGGTGGGTTTGCCTGTTTTTGGCGCATTTTGCTGACAATTTCTTCTAAAAAAGAGCGCTTTTGTTTAGCAATGGGGTGGTATGCGGCAGTGCAAATGGTGCAGCTTGGATGGTTTGTCTCTCATCCTTATTTTTACATCTATGGAGTGCTATTTTTTTGTGCATGGTTGATGGGGGCACAATTTGGTCTGCTGGCTTTAGCTATTCAACCTTCTACTCTAAAAAGAGTTTCTTATTTATTTGGTTTAGCAGGATTATGGGTTTGGTTAGAATGGTCACGTTTATTCATTTTATCAGGTTTATCGTTTAATCCAGTAGGCATTGCTTTATCAGGATTCATTTATCCTCTTCAATTTGCTTCGATCGGAGGAGTCTATTTTCTTTCTTTTTGGGTAATGTTAACCAATTTATGGATGCTAAGAGCCTGGTTTTTTGGATGGAATAAAAGAGAAATAAGTTTAGCGATTGGATGTGCTTTGAGTCCTTATTTAATGGGGGGAAGCCATTTTTATTACCACTTAAATCAAATGAACCAAAACACAAGATCCATTTCTGCGGTACTTGTGCAACCTGCCCTTCCGATTGAAGAAAATTTGGGATTTCAAAGTGCGGAAGAGGCACGTAACTTTGTTTTACAAGAATGGCATCAGATTTTATCGACGATGCAAAAACAAAAAGGTCGCCAAATTGATTTGATTGTTTTACCCGAATATGTAGTTCCTTATGGAACATATCACCCAGTTTTTCCTTTAGAAAATATCAAGAAGTTGTGGAAAGAGCTATTTGGATTTGAAGCTTTAAAGTCCCTTGCTCCTTTAATATCTCCTTATGCTTCATTTTTATCGTCCGATCGAGGAAATCAATGGCTCGTTTCTAACGCTTTTATCGTGAAATCTTTGGCTAATTTATTTCAGTCCTATGTTGTCGTGGGATTTGAAGATAGTGTCTATCTTGATGAAGAAAAAACATGTCATGCATCTTATAGTGCTGCCTTTCACTTTTCTCCTGATCAGCGTCCTGCTGAAAGGTATGAAAAACGTATACTCGTTCCGATGGGAGAGTATATTCCTTTCGAATTTTGCCGGGAATTAGCTGCCAGGTATGGTATTTCAGGTTCTTTTACTTGCGGGAAAGGAGCCAAAATTTTTAATGGACCAGTTCCTTATGGAGCAACAATTTGTTATGAGGAAACTTACGGCGATTTAATCCGTGAAAATAGACAAAAAGGGGCCGAACTGCTAGTCAACTTGACAAACGATGGTTGGTATCCTAATTCTAAGCTTCCTAAACAACATTTTGATCATGCGAGATTGCGTACAGTTGAAAATGGAATTCCCTTGATGAGAGCTTGTAACACCGGAATCACTGGAGCAATCGATTCTTTAGGTCAAGTAATTAATGTATTAGGACCAGATATGATGAAAACACAAGAAATAGCCGATTCTCTTTATGTACAAGTCCCTGTTTATCATTATAAAACCCTATATGCAAAATGGGGTGACCTGTTTATTTTATGCCTAAGTAGTTTGCTTATGATTTGGACAATTGCAGACAAATTTTTTCGATGTTTCTTTTTCTGA
- the fmt gene encoding methionyl-tRNA formyltransferase has protein sequence MKVIFFGTPLFAAQVLEFLLQNQVEVVAVISKPDRPKGRSSIPVPTPVKLIAQSYHLPLYQPEVVSSLDFAPVLKNYEADLFVVVAYGEIIKQHLLDMPKRACINLHASLLPKYRGAAPIQRSIIEGEKETGVTIMHMVKKMDAGDMIKKVSVQITSEMTYGELEQALCQIGKHALLEVIKQFDRGEPSRQIQDSHLATFAPKIELEDCELDWNQSAQHLHDLVRGVNPYPGAWCYVKVNGEQKRLKISRTRVIPYPSNCPGTILDSSKGNLKILTGDQALELVEVQLEGKKTMTSEQWIRGMSKNQLKFLVN, from the coding sequence ATGAAGGTTATTTTTTTTGGTACTCCTCTTTTTGCTGCGCAAGTTCTAGAATTCCTTTTGCAAAATCAGGTGGAAGTGGTCGCTGTTATTTCCAAACCTGATCGACCAAAAGGGCGTTCAAGCATACCTGTTCCTACTCCAGTTAAATTAATTGCTCAAAGCTATCACTTACCCCTTTATCAACCTGAAGTAGTTTCATCTTTAGATTTCGCGCCTGTTTTAAAAAATTATGAAGCAGATTTATTTGTCGTTGTTGCTTATGGAGAAATTATTAAACAACATTTGTTAGACATGCCTAAACGGGCTTGCATTAATTTACACGCTAGCTTATTGCCAAAATATCGAGGTGCTGCTCCTATTCAACGCTCGATTATTGAAGGAGAAAAGGAAACAGGCGTAACGATCATGCATATGGTGAAAAAAATGGATGCAGGTGACATGATCAAAAAAGTGTCAGTGCAAATCACTTCGGAAATGACTTATGGTGAGCTCGAACAAGCTCTTTGCCAAATAGGAAAGCATGCCTTGCTAGAAGTAATCAAGCAGTTCGATCGGGGTGAGCCATCTCGTCAAATTCAAGATTCTCATTTAGCAACATTCGCACCAAAGATTGAACTAGAGGATTGCGAGTTAGATTGGAACCAATCAGCTCAACATTTACACGATTTGGTGAGAGGAGTTAATCCTTATCCTGGAGCTTGGTGTTATGTCAAAGTTAATGGAGAGCAAAAACGATTAAAAATCAGCCGTACGCGAGTAATCCCTTATCCATCAAACTGTCCTGGTACTATTTTAGATAGTTCTAAGGGGAATTTGAAAATTTTGACTGGCGATCAAGCATTAGAACTTGTGGAGGTTCAACTGGAAGGAAAAAAAACAATGACTTCTGAACAATGGATCCGAGGAATGTCAAAAAATCAGTTAAAATTCTTAGTTAATTAA
- a CDS encoding IS982-like element ISPasp3 family transposase, which yields MEEQIIALYCLLDDYILSIGYKDWPNTKLSTSEIMLINLVGMRFFYGNMETSRKFLIEHRYIMNKLSKSALNRRIHQIPMKWWEEILEFIQKLKNFGKLPFEYIVDAFPVSVCRNIRIQNCRIYRGEEFRGYNASKREYFYGLKVTVLASQDGCPFRVILCPGREHDAVPFKYMERNLPAGSKIYGDSAYVDYKHQDMLEKIENIKLIVEPKSNSLRSIDLHDFVNLKHIRKFIEGVFGVISRLMPRKIHATTSNGFEIKVLGFLVAAATNFLIN from the coding sequence ATGGAAGAACAAATTATAGCACTTTATTGCCTTTTAGACGACTACATCCTTTCGATTGGATACAAAGATTGGCCAAATACAAAACTGTCTACTTCGGAAATTATGTTGATAAATTTAGTAGGAATGAGATTTTTTTACGGAAATATGGAAACGTCCCGAAAATTTCTTATTGAGCATAGATATATCATGAATAAACTGAGTAAGAGCGCATTAAATAGAAGAATTCATCAAATACCCATGAAATGGTGGGAGGAAATTCTTGAGTTTATTCAAAAATTAAAAAACTTTGGAAAATTACCTTTTGAATATATTGTTGATGCATTTCCTGTTTCTGTTTGTAGAAATATAAGAATTCAAAATTGTAGAATTTATCGAGGAGAGGAATTTAGAGGGTATAATGCTAGTAAGCGAGAATATTTTTATGGATTGAAAGTAACAGTCTTAGCTTCTCAAGATGGGTGCCCTTTTAGAGTTATCCTTTGTCCAGGCAGAGAGCATGATGCTGTTCCTTTTAAATACATGGAACGAAACTTACCCGCAGGCAGTAAGATTTATGGAGATTCTGCCTATGTCGATTATAAGCATCAAGACATGCTTGAAAAGATAGAAAACATCAAGCTCATAGTGGAGCCAAAATCTAATTCTCTTCGTTCAATCGATTTACATGATTTTGTAAATTTGAAGCACATTAGAAAATTTATTGAGGGAGTATTTGGCGTGATATCAAGACTGATGCCTAGAAAAATTCATGCAACGACGTCTAATGGGTTTGAAATTAAAGTTTTAGGATTTCTAGTAGCAGCTGCAACAAATTTTTTAATAAATTAG
- the lpxA gene encoding acyl-ACP--UDP-N-acetylglucosamine O-acyltransferase, translated as MKSSCQIHPTAIIAPGVVIGENVVIEPYVVIASPHVILEDDVVIKSHTYIDGYTTIGAGTIIYPMASIGTKTQDLKFQGERTFVKIGKNCEIREFVTINSSCQEGSVVEVGDNCLIMAYCHVAHNCVVGNRVIMSNNATLAGHVIVEDYAVIGGMTPIHQFVRIGRNAMVGGMSRVTHDIPPFTIGAGIPYKFGGLNIVGLKRQGYTLEVRQELSKAFKLLYRSGFRMQEALNQIEQELKPLPEIQHFVNFCRLTKRGLMCLQAEEEGLNLEEPTEPLNASK; from the coding sequence ATGAAAAGTTCTTGTCAAATACACCCAACAGCTATTATTGCGCCTGGAGTGGTTATCGGAGAAAATGTCGTCATTGAACCTTATGTTGTGATTGCTTCACCTCATGTGATTTTAGAAGATGATGTTGTTATTAAATCTCATACTTATATTGATGGTTACACAACCATTGGAGCAGGGACCATTATTTATCCGATGGCAAGTATCGGAACGAAAACACAAGATTTGAAATTTCAAGGTGAAAGAACATTCGTCAAGATTGGTAAAAATTGTGAGATACGGGAATTTGTCACGATCAATTCATCTTGCCAAGAAGGATCAGTAGTAGAAGTGGGGGACAATTGCCTCATTATGGCTTATTGCCACGTTGCCCATAATTGCGTCGTTGGAAATCGAGTGATTATGAGTAATAATGCTACATTAGCAGGACATGTAATTGTGGAAGATTATGCTGTGATTGGAGGTATGACTCCTATCCATCAGTTTGTTCGAATTGGACGCAATGCAATGGTTGGAGGAATGAGTCGTGTGACTCATGATATCCCTCCATTTACAATTGGAGCTGGAATTCCTTATAAATTTGGGGGATTAAATATTGTTGGATTGAAAAGACAGGGATATACTCTAGAAGTTCGGCAAGAATTGAGTAAAGCTTTTAAGCTTCTTTATCGTTCAGGTTTTCGTATGCAAGAAGCACTTAATCAAATTGAACAAGAATTAAAGCCGCTTCCCGAAATTCAACATTTTGTCAACTTTTGTCGTTTGACAAAAAGGGGTTTAATGTGCCTTCAGGCGGAAGAAGAGGGATTGAATTTGGAAGAACCCACTGAGCCTCTAAATGCAAGCAAGTAG